AAATCCGTTCGACCGTAGCCTGCCCGATTCGCTCCCTCTTGGCCAAAGTGCTCGCGCAGATCCCGTCTTCGTGGCGCTGGTGGACTTCCTTGCGAAAGAGCTCCGAGCTCTGGCGATAAGGACGGATGCCCGGAAGCGTGGGAAGGAAACTCCGCTTGCACCTCCAGCACCAGAAACGGCGGGTGTGCACCAACAAAAAAGTTGAACGAACATAACCACTTCGATGACGCACCTTCCGAAGATAACGGCCCTTACTGCGCGGCCCCGGGGCCGCGCAGTAAGGGCATCTCTCAGGCTCCCTCTCCAGAACCGCCTCCAACTCGTCCAAATCCGATTTGCATCGCTGCGAGATCACTTCGTAGCCTGCTATTCCTGTTAGGTTATTCATTGGGGA
The DNA window shown above is from Puniceicoccus vermicola and carries:
- a CDS encoding transposase, whose product is MNNLTGIAGYEVISQRCKSDLDELEAVLEREPERCPYCAAPGPRSKGRYLRKVRHRSGYVRSTFLLVHTRRFWCWRCKRSFLPTLPGIRPYRQSSELFRKEVHQRHEDGICASTLAKRERIGQATVERIYHQHTELEVRKRSNRDCPRMLGIDEHTLGKKNRFCTTFCDLGNNRVFEVRPGRSEKELSGFLASLPGREKVEVVCIDLSQSYRKLVRRWFPKARIVADRFHAVRVLA